ATTGAAGAATGCTCGCGAGATTTGGAGAAATGTTTTATCTCTGATTGAAGAAGAGGAACGAACGCCAAAAGCCAGCTTTGATATGTGGTTGAAATCAACAGAAGGAATTTCGTTGATGGGGACAACGCTCGTCGTATCCGCGCCAGCCAGTTTCATTGTGACTTGGCTTGAACGTCAGTACTTGTCATTGTTACAAGATACGATTGAAGAAGTGACAAACAACAAGCTTGAGATTCATTTTATCGAGGAGTCGCAAGCACACAAGTATGCACCTGCGGATGGATCGAAAGAAACGATTGCTGCCACAGAAATGAAAGAACAGCCGCTTCCAGTACTGCCAAAAGAGGAAGGGAACCTCGGACAACTGAATGACAAATACATTTTCGAGACATTTGTCATCGGCTCCGGAAACCGGTTTGCCCATGCCGCCTCGCTCGCCGTGGCAGAAGCTCCGGCCCGCGCCTATAACCCGCTCTTCATTTATGGGGGAGTCGGACTCGGCAAGACACATTTGATGCATGCGATTGGGCATTACGTGAAAGGGCAAAAGCCTGGCGCACGAATTGCTTACGTATCATCTGAAAAGTTCACAAATGAGTTCATCAACTCGATTCGTGACAATAAGACCGAAGAGTTCCGTAACCGTTATCGGAACATCGATGTCCTCTTGATTGATGACATTCAGTTCTTGGCCGGTAAAGAGCAGACGCAGGAAGAGTTCTTCCATACGTTCAATGCGCTTCATAACGACCAAAAACAGATTGTGATTTCTAGCGACCGACCGCCTAAAGAGATCCCGACGCTCGAAGATCGTCTTCGTTCACGGTTCGAATGGGGTCTTATCACAGATATCACACCGCCTGACCTCGAAACGCGGATTGCCATCTTACGTAAGAAAGCGACAGCAGAAGGGCTTGATATCGCGAACGACGTCATGCTGTACATCGCCAATCAAATCGACACGAACATTCGTGAGCTCGAAGGGGCGTTGACGCGCGTCGTCGCCTACGCCAAACTCGTCGGTCGTCCGATTGATCCGGATGTCGCTGCCGAAGCGTTGCACAATATCATGCCGGTCCAAGAAGCGAAGAAGATCGTCATTCGTGACATTCAAGAGATTGTCGGTCGTCACTTTAATATTGAAGTAGACGAGCTGAAAGCGAAGAAACGGACGAAGACGCTAGCATTCCCTCGTCAAATCGCGATGTACTTGTCCCGTGAGATGACGGAAAGCTCGCTTCCTAAGATAGGAGAAGAGTTCGGCGGACGTGATCACACGACAGTTATCCACGCTCATGAGAAAATTAGTACGTTACTCAAGCATGATCCAGAGATGCAAGAGACGATTCAGACACTAAAGAAGGCTTTGTCCTAACGTCTTGTGTTTCGCTGTGGATATCCTGTGGATAAACCCACATAGTTATCCACATGTTATTCACAGGCAGAATGGCTTAGTACGAGTGGTTCAAGTGACTTATCCCCAGTATCCACAGCCCTTATTACTATTATGATTTAAATAATACTATTATTATTAAACTATATGACTCAGTTCACTTAGGAGGAATTATCCACATGCACTTAACGATTCAGCGAGATGTATTCATGCAAGCCGTACAAGACGTATCGAAGGCCGTTGCTTCTAGAACGACGATTCCAATCCTCACAGGTTTAAAGCTTGAGGCTCATGCCGATGGGTTGACACTCACAGGAAGTGATACCGAGATTTCAATCGAACGCTTAATCCCGATTGAAGAAGGCGGAATCGAACTCATTCAAATCCAACGAGCAGGCAGCGTCGTGCTCAATGCACGCTTCCTTGGCGAAATTGTTAAAAAGTTGCCGACGAATGAAGTGACACTTGAAGTGTCTCCAAACTTTATGACGCGGATTGAGTCAGGACAAGCCGAATTCCACTTGAACGGACTCGACCCAGATGAATACCCACGTCTTCCTGAGCTTTCAAGCGAGCGTCGTTTTTACTTGCCGGCTGATTTGTTGAAGACAATCATCCGCCAGACGAGCTTCGCTGTATCAGCTCAAGAGACACGTCCCGTTCTTACAGGGGTTAACTTCTCAGCTGAAAAAGGATTTTTGACTTGTGTCGCCACGGATAGCCACCGTTTAGCCCTCCGTCGGGCACGGTTCGAGACCGACAACGATTTGACGTTCCAAAACGTTGTCGTACCGGGCCGCTCATTGAACGAGCTCGCTAAATTGCTCGACCGCGAAGAATTGCCAGTCGAGATTGTTTTGACGGATCAACAAATTTTATTCCGAATGAAAAACATCTCGTTCTTCTCACGTCTCTTAGACGGGGCGTACCCGGACACATCACGTTTGATTCCGGAAGAATACCGGACAGCGGTCCGTTTGAACGCTAAAGATTTCTTGCAGGCAATTGACCGAGCCTCGCTGCTCGCCCGGGCCGATCGCAACAACGTCATTAAATTTGTCGCGGAAGAAGCGACGACGGTTGAAGTTTCGTCCCACTCTCCAGAAGTCGGGAAAGTGTCAGAACGCGTCAGCATCCTGTCGCTTGAAGGAGAAGAGTTAAAAATTTCATTTAACTCTAAATTTGTGATGGATGCACTCCGTGCGCTTGATGCTTCAGAAATCGAAATCCAGTTTACGGGTTCGATGCGACCGTTCATCTTGCGTCCGGTCGAACAGGATAGCGTCCTTCAGTTGATTTTGCCAGTCCGTACGTCTTAAATCTGACGGAGCGGATTCGGGGATGATGAGGTGTTTCACCTTATCATCCCCGTTTTTGCCTTATTCGACGTTTTTCGATAAACTAATAAGTATGGCGATTTTTTGTACTAAGTATGAAAGAAAGGAAGTGACGACATGCAAAAAGTGTCGATTACAACCGAGTATGTAACACTCGGACAATTTTTGAAGTTGGCTGATATTATTTCAAGCGGAGGCCAAGCGAAGTTCTTTTTAGAGGACGTTCAGATCAAAGTGAACGGCGAGGTCGATCAACGTCGCGGACGGAAACTACGGGATGGGGATACGATCGAAGTCGAAGGCTTCGGAGACTTCCAAATCGAGGGGAACTAACGTGCACTTAAAGTCGATCCGATTGCAAAACTACCGCAACTACGAAACCCTCGAGCTAGATTTTTCAGAACAGACGAACGTTCTCATCGGGGAAAATGCCCAAGGGAAAACGAATCTACTCGAATCGATTTACGTACTTGCGCTCGCGAAGTCACATCGGACGACGCAAGACCGTGAACTGATCGGCTGGGAAGCGGATGCTGCGATGGTCGAAGGGCGGATTCATAAACGGACCGGTGAGACGGTCCAATCGCTCACGTTTTCACCGAAAGGGAAAAAAGCGAAATTGAACCATCTCGAACAACGTCGTCTCAGCGACTACGTCGGGGCCTTCAACGTCGTACTGTTCGCACCAGAAGACCTCGCCATCGTCAAAGGGAGCCCGCAAGGACGACGTCGGTTTTTAGATATGGAGATCGGGCAAGTGAGTCCTGTTTATCTACATGAATTAAACCAGTACTTGAAGACGCTAAAGCAACGAAACGCCCTGTTGAAACAGCTCTCAGTCAAAGGCGGGGATGAGACACTGCTCGAGGTACTCACCGATCAAATGATTGAACTTGCGGTGAAAATCGTTTCACGGCGCCATCATTTCATCGATCAACTCGAAAAATGGGCCGGGCCGATTCACGCCGGCATCACGCGAAACTTGGAGACACTGACGATTCAGTACGTATCGGATACATTCCAAAAAGAACGTTACCCAAAAGATGCGATGTTTGAAACGTATCGTCGAAAGTTTGATAAAATAAGAGAGAACGAACGAAGACGAGGTGTGACGTTATTTGGTCCGCATCGAGATGATTTTGAGTTGTACGTCAACAATCGCAATGTCCAAACGTTCGGTTCGCAAGGTCAGCAGCGCACAGCGGCTTTGTCTTTAAAGCTAGCGGAGATTGAACTGATTCACGAAGAGGTCGGGGAATATCCGCTGCTCTTGTTAGATGACGTGTTATCTGAATTAGACGACCATCGCCAAACCCATCTGCTCGATACGATGGGCCAAAAAGTCCAAACGATTATCACGACAACCAATATTGATGGGATCGCTCACGAAACGATTCAACAAGCAAAGGTGTTTCACGTGAAACAGGGCGAAGTTGAAACAGAATCTGTATGAAGTAAGACCAATCCATATGAACACCAATTCATGTATAGTAGGTGAATGAAACCGATGAGTAACGAAAACGAAAAACAAATGCAAGATTATGGTGCCGATCAGATTCAAGTACTTGAAGGGTTAGAAGCTGTTCGCAAACGCCCGGGGATGTATATCGGTTCGACGAGCTCACGAGGACTCCATCACTTAGTATGGGAAATCGTCGATAACTCGATTGACGAAGCACTCGCGGGACACTGTGACACGATTACGGTCACGGTCGAGCCGGGTAACTCAGTCGTCGTTGAAGACAACGGGCGAGGCATCCCGGTCGATGTTCAAAAGAAAACGGGACGTCCAGCCGTTGAAGTCATTTTCACGGTCCTTCACGCCGGAGGTAAATTCGGTGGTGGCGGATATAAAGTCTCAGGCGGTTTGCACGGCGTCGGGGCCTCGGTCGTTAACGCCTTGTCGACGAAACTTGAAGTGTTCGTTCGCCGTAACGGCAACGTCTACTACCAATCATTCAAACGCGGTGTTCCACAAGGAGAACTCGAAATTGTTGGTACGACTGATACGACGGGTACGACTGTCCGTTTCTTCCCGGACGGCGATATCTTTGAGGAGACGCTCGAATACGACTTTGATTTACTCGCCACACGTCTGCGCGAACTTGCCTTCCTGAACAAAGGGCTTCGCATCGTCGCAAAAGACGAGCGCAGTGATGAGACGATTGAACGCAACTATCATTACGAGGGCGGAATCAAGTCATACGTTGAACACTTGAACCGCTCAAAAGCCTCAATCCACGATGAGCCTGTCTATGTACATGGCACGAAGGATGGGATTGAAGTTGAGATCGCGCTTCAGTACAACGAAGGATTTGCGAGCAACATCTATTCATTCACGAACAACATTCCGACCCACGAGGGCGGAACGCACGAGACAGGGTTCAAAACGGCACTGACTCGTTCGATCAACGACTATGCAAAACGCTTCGGTCTCATGAAAGAAGCCGATGGTAGCTTGTCAGGGGATGACGTACGTGAAGGATTGACGGCGATTGTCTCGGTCAAACACCCATCGCCACAGTTCGAGGGTCAAACGAAGACAAAGCTCGGCAACGCTGACGCTCGTACAGCGACAGACTCGCTCTTCACAGACACGTTTGAGCAGTTCTTGCTTGAGAACCCGTCTGTCGGGCGATTGATTGTCGACAAAGGTTTAATGGCGGCACGTGCTCGTCTTGCAGCGAAACGTGCTCGTGAAATGACTCGCCGAAAAGGAATCCTCGAAGTCAGTTCATTGCCTGGGAAACTAGCAGACTGTTCATCGAAAGATGCATCGAAGTCTGAATTGTACATCGTTGAGGGTGACTCGGCCGGTGGCTCTGCAAAATCAGGTCGCGATCGTCACTTCCAAGCGATCTTGCCGATTCGAGGTAAAATCATCAACGTCGAAAAAGCGAGACTCGATAAGATTTTAGCCAACCAAGAAGTTCGTACAATTATTACGGCGCTCGGGACTGGGATCGCGGAAGAGTTCGATCTCGCGAAGGCGCGGTACCATAAATTGATTATCATGACCGATGCCGACGTCGATGGAGCCCACATTCGGACACTGCTCTTGACGTTCTTCTACCGTTACATGCGTCCCCTCGTTGAAAGCGGCTATGTGTATATCGCGCAACCGCCACTTTACGGCTTGAAGCACGGAAAAGACGTCACCTACGTCCAAAATGAACGGGAACTGCAAGAAGCGATTAAACAGCTTCCAGAAAATGCTCGTTACAGTGTACAGCGTTACAAAGGTCTCGGTGAGATGGACCCTGAACAGCTGTGGAGCACGACGATGAATCCAGAGACACGCTCGATGCTTCGTGTCGACCTTCAAGACGCCATTGAGGCGGATGAGATCTTTGAAACACTCATGGGTGACAATGTCGAGCCGCGACGTGACTTCATCCAATCACATGCGCATTACGTGAAAAACCTCGATATTTAAAAAGAAGGGTAGGCAATAACGAATGGCAGAACAAGAAAATATCAAGGATATAAATATTAGCCAAGAGATGCGCACCTCGTTCATGGACTATGCGATGAGCGTAATCGTGTCACGTGCCCTCCCAGATGTACGAGACGGTTTGAAGCCGGTTCACCGCCGCATTCTTTATGCGATGAACGAACTTGGAATTCGTGCTGACAAGCCCCATAAGAAATCGGCGCGTGTTGTCGGTGACGTTATCGGTAAGTATCACCCACACGGTGACTCTGCCGTTTACGAGACGATGGTTCGGATGGCGCAAGACTTTAGTTACCGTTACGAACTCGTAGATGGCCACGGAAACTTTGGTTCTGTCGACGGTGACTCGGCGGCAGCGATGCGTTACACAGAAGCGCGGATGTCGAAAATTGCGATGGAACTCGTCCGCGATATCGGGAAGAATACAATCGATTACCAACCGAACTTTGACGGGGAAGAAAAAGAACCGGTCGTCATGCCTGCCCGGTTCCCGAACTTCTTGGTTAATGGAACGAGCGGGATTGCAGTCGGGATGGCCACGAACGTACCGCCGCATAACTTGAACGAAGTGATTGATGGGGTGCTTGCATTGACGCATAATCCGGATATCACGATTTCTGAGTTGATGCAGCATATTCCTGGTCCTGATTTCCCGACAGCTGGTGAAATTTTAGGACGTAGCGGAATTCGCCGCGCCTATGAGACGGGTCGTGGATCGATCACGATGCGTGCCAAAGCTGAGATCGAAGTGTTGAAAAATGGCCGTGAGCGCATTCTCGTTCATGAAATCCCGTATCAAGTGAACAAAGCGCGCCTCGTCGAAAAGATTGCCGATTTGGTACGCGACAAGAAAATCGAAGGCATCACCGACCTTCGTGACGAATCAGACCGTAACGGGATGCGTGTCGTCATCGAAGTACGCCGGGATGCGAATGCCAGCGTCATTTTGAACAACTTGTATAAACAAACGCCGATGCAAACGACGTTTGGGGTCAACATGCTCGCCCTCGTCGGCGGTCGACCGAAGACACTCAACTTGAAGCAGGCGATTTATTACTATATCGAGCACCAAAAAGAAGTCGTTCGTCGTCGGACACAATTCGACCTCGACAAGGCTGAGGCACGTGCGCACATCCTTGAAGGATTGCGCGTGGCACTGGATCATTTGGACGAAGTCATCGCCATCATCCGTAGTACACGGACCGGTGACGAGGCTCGCGAGAAGTTGATCGCTCGTTTTGGATTGTCGACTGAACAGACACAAGCGATTCTCGACATGCGTCTTCAGCGGTTAACTGGACTTGAACGAGAGAAAATCGAAGGCGAGTATCGTGAGATTCGTGCCTTGATTGAAGAACTTCGTGCCATTTTAGGGGATGAAGAACTCTTGCTCCAAATCATCCGCAACGAGTTGACAGAAATCAAAGAGCGTTACGGCGATCCACGTCGGACGGTAATCCGTACGGACATCATCGAACTCGAAGATGAAGATTTGATTCCGGTCCGTGACATGATGATCACACTTACGAGTGAAGGATACATCAAGTCGATCCCGAGTGACTCATATCGTACGCAACGCCGTGGTGGACGAGGGAAACAAGGAATGGGCACGAACGATGAAGACTTCGTGTTACGTCTTTTGTCTGCATCTACGCATGATACGATTCTCTTCTTTACGAATTTCGGTCGTGTCTTCCGCTTGAAAGGCTATGAGATTCCTGAGATGAGTCGTACAGCGAAAGGGATGCCGATTATCAACTTGCTCCAAGTCGATAAAGGCGAGAAAGTCGAAACGATGATTCCGGTCGATTTCCAGAGTTACTTGGCGGACAAGGCCATCGTCGAGGATGGCACTGAAGACTCGGAAGCGGAAGTGGCGGATGAGCAATTGTCGCTCGTATTCATTACGAAACAAGGACTCGTTAAACGTTCACCGCTCTCGGCGTATGCCCGCATCAATAAAAATGGACTTCGTGCCATCAGTTTGAATGACACCGATGAACTCGTCACCGTTCGTCTCGCGAAGAGCGACGACGAAATGTTGATTGTGACCCGTGAAGGGATGTCGATTCGTTTCCCACTTGAAGGGGAAGTGCGTTCGATGGGCCGTACAGCTCGCGGCGTTCGTGCCATCCGATTGAAAAAGGACGATGATCAAGTTGTCTCGATGGAAATCGTACGACCGACACAAGACGTATTGATCATCACGGAAAAAGGTTACGGAAAACGTACCGCAATGGAGCAATTCCGTACGCAAGGTCGAGGTGGTTCTGGAATCATCGGAATCAAGACCGACCGCGGCACCGTCGTCGGTATGCGAGTCGTGGATGAGGACGACGATATCATGCTCATGACCGAGCTCGGTGTCGCCATTCGAATTGACGCACAGACGATTTCACAAATGGGTCGCAGTACGCGCGGTGTGAAAGTCATGAACATCGAGGACGGCGATCGCTTAGCGACCATCGCAAAATTGAAAAAAGATGAGCTAGAAGAGGAATCAGCAGATGAGATGGAGAATGGATTTGATGGTGAAGCACCAGAAACCGACCTATCGTCTGAAGTGACCGAATAAGGCGAAACAGGTCGAACGGAGCTTCCGTTCGACCTGTTTTCATACGATCAGGAGGGATGAGCATGCGACTCGCTATTTCAAACGTTCACGTAGGGATGGTCCTAAAAACATCGGTCTCTTCATTAGAGGCTGGCATTAGACTGA
This sequence is a window from Exiguobacterium mexicanum. Protein-coding genes within it:
- the recF gene encoding DNA replication/repair protein RecF (All proteins in this family for which functions are known are DNA-binding proteins that assist the filamentation of RecA onto DNA for the initiation of recombination or recombinational repair.), with translation MHLKSIRLQNYRNYETLELDFSEQTNVLIGENAQGKTNLLESIYVLALAKSHRTTQDRELIGWEADAAMVEGRIHKRTGETVQSLTFSPKGKKAKLNHLEQRRLSDYVGAFNVVLFAPEDLAIVKGSPQGRRRFLDMEIGQVSPVYLHELNQYLKTLKQRNALLKQLSVKGGDETLLEVLTDQMIELAVKIVSRRHHFIDQLEKWAGPIHAGITRNLETLTIQYVSDTFQKERYPKDAMFETYRRKFDKIRENERRRGVTLFGPHRDDFELYVNNRNVQTFGSQGQQRTAALSLKLAEIELIHEEVGEYPLLLLDDVLSELDDHRQTHLLDTMGQKVQTIITTTNIDGIAHETIQQAKVFHVKQGEVETESV
- the dnaA gene encoding chromosomal replication initiator protein DnaA — protein: MKNAREIWRNVLSLIEEEERTPKASFDMWLKSTEGISLMGTTLVVSAPASFIVTWLERQYLSLLQDTIEEVTNNKLEIHFIEESQAHKYAPADGSKETIAATEMKEQPLPVLPKEEGNLGQLNDKYIFETFVIGSGNRFAHAASLAVAEAPARAYNPLFIYGGVGLGKTHLMHAIGHYVKGQKPGARIAYVSSEKFTNEFINSIRDNKTEEFRNRYRNIDVLLIDDIQFLAGKEQTQEEFFHTFNALHNDQKQIVISSDRPPKEIPTLEDRLRSRFEWGLITDITPPDLETRIAILRKKATAEGLDIANDVMLYIANQIDTNIRELEGALTRVVAYAKLVGRPIDPDVAAEALHNIMPVQEAKKIVIRDIQEIVGRHFNIEVDELKAKKRTKTLAFPRQIAMYLSREMTESSLPKIGEEFGGRDHTTVIHAHEKISTLLKHDPEMQETIQTLKKALS
- the yaaA gene encoding S4 domain-containing protein YaaA; its protein translation is MQKVSITTEYVTLGQFLKLADIISSGGQAKFFLEDVQIKVNGEVDQRRGRKLRDGDTIEVEGFGDFQIEGN
- the dnaN gene encoding DNA polymerase III subunit beta — protein: MHLTIQRDVFMQAVQDVSKAVASRTTIPILTGLKLEAHADGLTLTGSDTEISIERLIPIEEGGIELIQIQRAGSVVLNARFLGEIVKKLPTNEVTLEVSPNFMTRIESGQAEFHLNGLDPDEYPRLPELSSERRFYLPADLLKTIIRQTSFAVSAQETRPVLTGVNFSAEKGFLTCVATDSHRLALRRARFETDNDLTFQNVVVPGRSLNELAKLLDREELPVEIVLTDQQILFRMKNISFFSRLLDGAYPDTSRLIPEEYRTAVRLNAKDFLQAIDRASLLARADRNNVIKFVAEEATTVEVSSHSPEVGKVSERVSILSLEGEELKISFNSKFVMDALRALDASEIEIQFTGSMRPFILRPVEQDSVLQLILPVRTS
- the gyrA gene encoding DNA gyrase subunit A, with protein sequence MAEQENIKDINISQEMRTSFMDYAMSVIVSRALPDVRDGLKPVHRRILYAMNELGIRADKPHKKSARVVGDVIGKYHPHGDSAVYETMVRMAQDFSYRYELVDGHGNFGSVDGDSAAAMRYTEARMSKIAMELVRDIGKNTIDYQPNFDGEEKEPVVMPARFPNFLVNGTSGIAVGMATNVPPHNLNEVIDGVLALTHNPDITISELMQHIPGPDFPTAGEILGRSGIRRAYETGRGSITMRAKAEIEVLKNGRERILVHEIPYQVNKARLVEKIADLVRDKKIEGITDLRDESDRNGMRVVIEVRRDANASVILNNLYKQTPMQTTFGVNMLALVGGRPKTLNLKQAIYYYIEHQKEVVRRRTQFDLDKAEARAHILEGLRVALDHLDEVIAIIRSTRTGDEAREKLIARFGLSTEQTQAILDMRLQRLTGLEREKIEGEYREIRALIEELRAILGDEELLLQIIRNELTEIKERYGDPRRTVIRTDIIELEDEDLIPVRDMMITLTSEGYIKSIPSDSYRTQRRGGRGKQGMGTNDEDFVLRLLSASTHDTILFFTNFGRVFRLKGYEIPEMSRTAKGMPIINLLQVDKGEKVETMIPVDFQSYLADKAIVEDGTEDSEAEVADEQLSLVFITKQGLVKRSPLSAYARINKNGLRAISLNDTDELVTVRLAKSDDEMLIVTREGMSIRFPLEGEVRSMGRTARGVRAIRLKKDDDQVVSMEIVRPTQDVLIITEKGYGKRTAMEQFRTQGRGGSGIIGIKTDRGTVVGMRVVDEDDDIMLMTELGVAIRIDAQTISQMGRSTRGVKVMNIEDGDRLATIAKLKKDELEEESADEMENGFDGEAPETDLSSEVTE
- the gyrB gene encoding DNA topoisomerase (ATP-hydrolyzing) subunit B: MSNENEKQMQDYGADQIQVLEGLEAVRKRPGMYIGSTSSRGLHHLVWEIVDNSIDEALAGHCDTITVTVEPGNSVVVEDNGRGIPVDVQKKTGRPAVEVIFTVLHAGGKFGGGGYKVSGGLHGVGASVVNALSTKLEVFVRRNGNVYYQSFKRGVPQGELEIVGTTDTTGTTVRFFPDGDIFEETLEYDFDLLATRLRELAFLNKGLRIVAKDERSDETIERNYHYEGGIKSYVEHLNRSKASIHDEPVYVHGTKDGIEVEIALQYNEGFASNIYSFTNNIPTHEGGTHETGFKTALTRSINDYAKRFGLMKEADGSLSGDDVREGLTAIVSVKHPSPQFEGQTKTKLGNADARTATDSLFTDTFEQFLLENPSVGRLIVDKGLMAARARLAAKRAREMTRRKGILEVSSLPGKLADCSSKDASKSELYIVEGDSAGGSAKSGRDRHFQAILPIRGKIINVEKARLDKILANQEVRTIITALGTGIAEEFDLAKARYHKLIIMTDADVDGAHIRTLLLTFFYRYMRPLVESGYVYIAQPPLYGLKHGKDVTYVQNERELQEAIKQLPENARYSVQRYKGLGEMDPEQLWSTTMNPETRSMLRVDLQDAIEADEIFETLMGDNVEPRRDFIQSHAHYVKNLDI